The proteins below come from a single Capsicum annuum cultivar UCD-10X-F1 unplaced genomic scaffold, UCD10Xv1.1 ctg5309, whole genome shotgun sequence genomic window:
- the LOC107842081 gene encoding RPM1-interacting protein 4 isoform X1 yields the protein MVAELPFHYNYCRPNVPKFGNWENEDNTPYTVYFEKARQTRGTGKIINPNDPEENPDMFPNLAPPRAAAPQISKPKTLTEEPPIGRGGAARQTWDRRLSKDDGEFRQYANSPARNQNMGRRGSNEPYHQHWCGSSSGRTGRPSAGSEHSFDKSPLHPHYQAKVNNAGRGAASPAWEEKNNSYDSSHGTPGRSFESSHAAPGRSKVKQESSDRGAAVPRFGEWDENDPQSADNYTHIFNKMREEKQGNPTGTPTRASYNTRRDNSEEKSMKCCFL from the exons ATGGTTGCTGAACTTCCCTTTCATTACAATTACTGT CGTCCAAATGTCCCAAAGTTTGGTAATTGGGAAAATGAAGACAACACACCCTATACtgtatattttgaaaaagcaagGCAAACTCGTGGCACTGGAAAGATCATAAACCCCAATGATCCTGAAGAGAATCCAGATATGTTTCCCAATCTTGCTCCCCCACGTGCAGCTGCCCCTCAAATTTCCAAGCCTAAAACACTAACAGAGGAACCACCAATTGGGCGCGGTGGAGCAGCTAGGCAAACTTGGGACCGTAGACTGAGTAAGGACGATGGTGAATTCCGGCAGTATGCTAATTCTCCAGCCCGTAACCAGAACATGGGGCGGAGAGGTTCCAATGAGCCATATCATCAACACTGGTGTGGATCAAGTTCTGGTCGAACTGGCAGACCAAGTGCAGGATCTGAACATAGCTTTGATAAATCACCACTGCATCCACATTACCAGGCCAAGGTTAATAATGCTGGAAGAGGTGCTGCATCTCCTGCTTGGGAAGAAAAGAATAATTCTTATGATAGTAGTCACGGTACTCCTGGAAGATCATTTGAAAGTTCTCATGCTGCTCCTGGGAGGTCCAAAGTTAAGCAAGAGAGT TCTGATAGAGGAGCTGCAGTTCCAAGATTTGGGGAGTGGGACGAGAATGATCCTCAATCTGCTGATAACTACACACACATTTTCAACAAGATGCGTGAGGAAAAGCAAGGAAATCCAACAGGGACACCTACTAGAGCATCTTACAACACACGAAGGGATAACTCTGAGGAAAAGTCAATG AAGTGCTGTTTTCTCTGA
- the LOC107842081 gene encoding RPM1-interacting protein 4 isoform X2, whose product MARPNVPKFGNWENEDNTPYTVYFEKARQTRGTGKIINPNDPEENPDMFPNLAPPRAAAPQISKPKTLTEEPPIGRGGAARQTWDRRLSKDDGEFRQYANSPARNQNMGRRGSNEPYHQHWCGSSSGRTGRPSAGSEHSFDKSPLHPHYQAKVNNAGRGAASPAWEEKNNSYDSSHGTPGRSFESSHAAPGRSKVKQESSDRGAAVPRFGEWDENDPQSADNYTHIFNKMREEKQGNPTGTPTRASYNTRRDNSEEKSMKCCFL is encoded by the exons ATGGCT CGTCCAAATGTCCCAAAGTTTGGTAATTGGGAAAATGAAGACAACACACCCTATACtgtatattttgaaaaagcaagGCAAACTCGTGGCACTGGAAAGATCATAAACCCCAATGATCCTGAAGAGAATCCAGATATGTTTCCCAATCTTGCTCCCCCACGTGCAGCTGCCCCTCAAATTTCCAAGCCTAAAACACTAACAGAGGAACCACCAATTGGGCGCGGTGGAGCAGCTAGGCAAACTTGGGACCGTAGACTGAGTAAGGACGATGGTGAATTCCGGCAGTATGCTAATTCTCCAGCCCGTAACCAGAACATGGGGCGGAGAGGTTCCAATGAGCCATATCATCAACACTGGTGTGGATCAAGTTCTGGTCGAACTGGCAGACCAAGTGCAGGATCTGAACATAGCTTTGATAAATCACCACTGCATCCACATTACCAGGCCAAGGTTAATAATGCTGGAAGAGGTGCTGCATCTCCTGCTTGGGAAGAAAAGAATAATTCTTATGATAGTAGTCACGGTACTCCTGGAAGATCATTTGAAAGTTCTCATGCTGCTCCTGGGAGGTCCAAAGTTAAGCAAGAGAGT TCTGATAGAGGAGCTGCAGTTCCAAGATTTGGGGAGTGGGACGAGAATGATCCTCAATCTGCTGATAACTACACACACATTTTCAACAAGATGCGTGAGGAAAAGCAAGGAAATCCAACAGGGACACCTACTAGAGCATCTTACAACACACGAAGGGATAACTCTGAGGAAAAGTCAATG AAGTGCTGTTTTCTCTGA